The Callithrix jacchus isolate 240 chromosome X, calJac240_pri, whole genome shotgun sequence genome contains a region encoding:
- the ATP2B3 gene encoding plasma membrane calcium-transporting ATPase 3 isoform X8, with amino-acid sequence MGDMANSSIEFHPKPQQQREAPHAGGFGCTLAELRTLMELRGAEALQKIEETYGDVSGLCRRLKTSPTVGLADNTNDLEKRRQIYGQNFIPPKQPKTFLQLVWEALQDVTLIILEVAAIVSLGLSFYAPPGEESEACGNVSGGTEDEGEAEAGWIEGAAILLSVICVVLVTAFNDWSKEKQFRGLQSRIEQEQKFTVIRNGQLLQVPVAALVVGDIAQVKYGDLLPADGVLIQANDLKIDESSLTGESDHVRKSADKDPMLLSGTHVMEGSGRMVVTAVGVNSQTGIIFTLLGAGGEEEEKKDKKAKRQDGAVAMEMQPLKSAEGGEMEDREKKRARAPKKEKSVLQGKLTKLAVQIGKAGLVMSAITVIILVLYFVIETFVVEGRTWLAECTPVYVQYFVKFFIIGVTVLVVAVPEGLPLAVTISLAYSVKKMMKDNNLVRHLDACETMGNATAICSDKTGTLTTNRMTVVQSYLGDTHYKEIPAPSALTPKILDLLVHAISINSAYTTKILPPEKEGALPRQVGNKTECALLGFVLDLKRDFQPVREQIPEDKLYKVYTFNSVRKSMSTVIRMPDGGFRLFSKGASEILLKKCTNILNSNGELRSFRPRDRDDIVRKIIEPMACDGLRTICIAYRDFPEGQEPDWDNENEVVSDLTCIAVVGIEDPVRPEVPEAIRKCQRAGITVRMVTGDNINTARAIAAKCGIIQPGEDFLCLEGKEFNRRIRNEKGEIEQERLDKVWPKLRVLARSSPTDKHTLVKGIIDSTSGEQRQVVAVTGDGTNDGPALKKADVGFAMGIAGTDVAKEASDIILTDDNFTSIVKAVMWGRNVYDSISKFLQFQLTVNVVAVIVAFTGACITQDSPLKAVQMLWVNLIMDTFASLALATEPPTESLLLRKPYGRDKPLISRTMMKNILGHAVYQLAIIFTLLFVGELFFDIDSGRNAPLHSPPSEHYTIIFNTFVMMQLFNEINARKIHGERNVFDGIFSNPIFCTIVLGTFGIQIVIVQFGGKPFSCSPLSTEQWLWCLFVGVGELVWGQVIATIPTSQLKCLKEAGHGPGKDEMTDEELAEGEEEIDHAERELRRGQILWFRGLNRIQTQPGLCPPLPRNGARLGLQGSPPAPEVGLSLHRSCLLWALPGDLLSSPAWHPHLLLSPCPTLLWPLSAESPGRGGRKSLALSHGSPCSLSFTACPSPSSLQRATQHASQSTSSCKAWATVSQVTAIAPCPSSLCPGPPVPLPLTWSD; translated from the exons GCCTGGCGGACAACACCAATGACCTGGAGAAGCGCAGGCAGATCTACGGGCAGAACTTCATCCCGCCCAAGCAGCCCAAGACTTTCCTGCAGCTGGTATGGGAGGCCCTGCAGGACGTCACCCTCATCATCCTGGAGGTGGCTGCCATCGTCTCCCTGGGCCTCTCATTCTACGCACCGCCAGGAGAGGAGAGTGAAG CTTGCGGGAATGTGTCAGGAGGCACAGAAGATGAGGGCGAGGCAGAGGCTGGCTGGATCGAGGGGGCTGCCATCCTGCTGTCCGTCATCTGTGTGGTGCTGGTGACGGCCTTCAATGACTGGAGCAAGGAGAAGCAGTTCCGAGGCCTGCAGAGCCGGATTGAGCAGGAGCAGAAGTTCACGGTCATCCGGAATGGGCAGCTCCTCCAGGTCCCCGTGGCTGCGCTGGTGGTGGGGGACATTGCCCAGGTCAAGTACG GAGACCTGCTGCCAGCCGATGGCGTGCTCATCCAGGCCAACGACCTCAAGATCGACGAGAGCTCCCTGACAGGCGAGTCTGACCACGTGCGCAAGTCAGCTGACAAAGACCCCATGCTGCTCTCAG GCACTCATGTCATGGAAGGTTCTGGAAGAATGGTGGTGACTGCTGTTGGCGTGAACTCCCAGACAGGCATCATCTTCACACTGCTTGGAGCTGgcggagaggaagaagagaagaaggataAGAAAG CTAAGAGGCAGGATGGGGCAGTGGCCATGGAAATGCAACCCCTGAAGAGTGCGGAGGGTGGGGAAATGGAGGATCGGGAGAAGAAGAGAGCCCGCGCACCCAAGAAAGAGAAGTCTGTTCTTCAGGGGAAGCTCACGAAGCTAGCCGTGCAGATCGGGAAAGCAG GGCTGGTGATGTCTGCCATCACTGTGATCATCCTGGTCCTCTACTTTGTGATCGAGACGTTTGTTGTGGAGGGCCGGACGTGGCTGGCGGAGTGCACGCCGGTCTATGTGCAGTACTTTGTGAAGTTCTTCATCATCGGTGTCACTGTGCTGGTCGTGGCTGTCCCAGAGGGCCTGCCTCTTGCTGTCACCATCTCCTTAGCTTACTCTGTCAAG AAAATGATGAAAGACAACAACCTGGTGCGCCACCTGGATGCCTGTGAGACCATGGGTAATGCCACAGCCATCTGTTCTGACAAGACGGGCACGCTCACCACCAACCGCATGACCGTGGTCCAGTCCTATCTAGGGGACACCCACTACAAAGAGATTCCGGCCCCCAGCGCCCTGACCCCTAAGATCCTTGACCTCTTGGTCCATGCCATCTCCATCAACAGTGCCTATACCACCAAAATACTA CCTCCTGAGAAGGAAGGCGCCCTCCCACGCCAGGTGGGCAACAAGACAGAGTGCGCCCTACTGGGCTTTGTCCTGGACCTGAAGCGGGACTTCCAGCCCGTGCGGGAGCAGATCCCGGAAGACAAACTTTACAAAGTGTACACCTTCAACTCAGTCCGCAAGTCCATGAGCACAGTCATCCGCATGCCTGACGGTGGCTTCCGCCTCTTCAGCAAGGGGGCCTCGGAGATCCTGCTGAAAAA GTGCACCAACATCTTAAACAGCAATGGTGAACTCCGCAGCTTTCGGCCTCGGGACCGAGACGACATAGTGAGGAAGATCATCGAGCCGATGGCTTGTGACGGTCTCCGCACCATCTGCATCGCGTACCGGGACTTCCCTGAAGGCCAGGAACCTGACTGGGACAATGAGAACGAGGTTGTGAGTGACCTCACCTGCATAGCTGTCGTGGGCATTGAGGACCCTGTGCGGCCCGAG GTCCCTGAAGCTATCCGAAAATGCCAGCGTGCTGGTATCACAGTTCGCATGGTGACTGGGGACAACATCAACACGGCCCGGGCCATTGCGGCCAAATGTGGCATCATCCAGCCCGGGGAGGACTTCCTGTGCCTGGAAGGGAAAGAATTCAACCGGCGGATCCGCAACGAGAAAGGCGAG ATAGAACAGGAGCGGCTGGACAAGGTGTGGCCCAAGCTGAGGGTGCTGGCCCGGTCATCTCCCACCGACAAACACACTCTGGTCAAAG GGATTATCGACAGCACCAGTGGCGAGCAGCGGCAGGTGGTGGCTGTGACTGGGGATGGCACCAACGATGGGCCGGCCCTCAAGAAGGCGGACGTGGGCTTTGCCATG GGCATCGCGGGGACCGATGTGGCCAAGGAGGCGTCCGACATCATCCTGACAGATGACAACTTCACCAGCATCGTCAAGGCCGTCATGTGGGGCCGCAACGTCTACGACAGCATCTCCAAGTTCCTGCAGTTCCAACTGACAGTCAACGTGGTGGCCGTGATCGTGGCCTTCACAGGTGCATGCATTACTCAG GACTCTCCTCTCAAAGCCGTGCAGATGTTGTGGGTGAACTTGATCATGGATACCTTTGCCTCTCTGGCCCTGGCGACGGAGCCTCCCACAGAGTCACTGCTGCTGCGAAAGCCATATGGCCGAGACAAGCCCCTCATCTCCCGCACCATGATGAAGAATATCCTGGGCCACGCTGTGTACCAGCTCGCCATCATCTTCACCCTGCTCTTTGTCG GAGAGCTCTTCTTCGACATCGACAGCGGAAGGAACGCGCCCCTGCACTCACCCCCCTCAGAGCACTATACCATCATCTTCAACACCTTCGTCATGATGCAGCTGTTCAATGAGATCAACGCCCGCAAGATCCACGGCGAGAGGAACGTCTTCGATGGCATCTTCAGCAACCCCATCTTCTGCACCATCGTCCTGGGCACTTTCGGGATCCAG ATTGTTATCGTCCAGTTCGGCGGGAAGCCCTTCAGCTGCTCCCCGCTGTCCACGGAACAGTGGCTCTGGTGCCTGTTTGTTGGTGTTGGGGAGCTGGTCTGGGGACAG GTCATTGCCACCATCCCCACCAGCCAGCTCAAGTGCCTGAAGGAAGCTGGGCATGGACCGGGGAAGGATGAGATGACAGACGAGGAGCTAGCCGAAGGCGAGGAAGAGATTGACCACGCCGAGCGGGAGCTCCGCAGGGGCCAGATCCTCTGGTTCCGGGGCCTGAACCGGATTCAGACCCAG CCCGGCCTCTGCCCACCACTCCCCAGAAACGGCGCGCGCCTAGGTCTGCAAGGCTCCCCTCCAGCTCCTGAGGTCGGGCTATCCCTGCATCGCTCCTGCCTGCTGTGGGCACTGCCTGGAGACTTGCTGTCCTCACCCGCCTGGCACCCCCACCTCCTGCTCAGCCCTTGCCCCACCCTGCTGTGGCCCTTGAGCGCTGAAAGTCCTGGCcggggaggaaggaagagcctCGCCCTCTCCCACGGCAGCCCCTGCAGCCTCTCCTTCACGGCCTGCCCTTCCCCCAGCAGCCTGCAGAGGGCCACCCAGCATGCGTCACAGTCCACCTCCTCCTGCAAGGCCTGGGCCACCGTCTCTCAGGTCACAGCCATCGCTCCCTGCCCCTCCAGCCTCTGTCCTGGACCCCCAGTCCCACTGCCCCTGACATGGAGCGACTGA
- the ATP2B3 gene encoding plasma membrane calcium-transporting ATPase 3 isoform X7: MGDMANSSIEFHPKPQQQREAPHAGGFGCTLAELRTLMELRGAEALQKIEETYGDVSGLCRRLKTSPTVGLADNTNDLEKRRQIYGQNFIPPKQPKTFLQLVWEALQDVTLIILEVAAIVSLGLSFYAPPGEESEACGNVSGGTEDEGEAEAGWIEGAAILLSVICVVLVTAFNDWSKEKQFRGLQSRIEQEQKFTVIRNGQLLQVPVAALVVGDIAQVKYGDLLPADGVLIQANDLKIDESSLTGESDHVRKSADKDPMLLSGTHVMEGSGRMVVTAVGVNSQTGIIFTLLGAGGEEEEKKDKKGKQQDGAMESSQTKAKRQDGAVAMEMQPLKSAEGGEMEDREKKRARAPKKEKSVLQGKLTKLAVQIGKAGLVMSAITVIILVLYFVIETFVVEGRTWLAECTPVYVQYFVKFFIIGVTVLVVAVPEGLPLAVTISLAYSVKKMMKDNNLVRHLDACETMGNATAICSDKTGTLTTNRMTVVQSYLGDTHYKEIPAPSALTPKILDLLVHAISINSAYTTKILPPEKEGALPRQVGNKTECALLGFVLDLKRDFQPVREQIPEDKLYKVYTFNSVRKSMSTVIRMPDGGFRLFSKGASEILLKNFRPRDRDDIVRKIIEPMACDGLRTICIAYRDFPEGQEPDWDNENEVVSDLTCIAVVGIEDPVRPEVPEAIRKCQRAGITVRMVTGDNINTARAIAAKCGIIQPGEDFLCLEGKEFNRRIRNEKGEIEQERLDKVWPKLRVLARSSPTDKHTLVKGIIDSTSGEQRQVVAVTGDGTNDGPALKKADVGFAMGIAGTDVAKEASDIILTDDNFTSIVKAVMWGRNVYDSISKFLQFQLTVNVVAVIVAFTGACITQDSPLKAVQMLWVNLIMDTFASLALATEPPTESLLLRKPYGRDKPLISRTMMKNILGHAVYQLAIIFTLLFVGELFFDIDSGRNAPLHSPPSEHYTIIFNTFVMMQLFNEINARKIHGERNVFDGIFSNPIFCTIVLGTFGIQIVIVQFGGKPFSCSPLSTEQWLWCLFVGVGELVWGQVIATIPTSQLKCLKEAGHGPGKDEMTDEELAEGEEEIDHAERELRRGQILWFRGLNRIQTQPGLCPPLPRNGARLGLQGSPPAPEVGLSLHRSCLLWALPGDLLSSPAWHPHLLLSPCPTLLWPLSAESPGRGGRKSLALSHGSPCSLSFTACPSPSSLQRATQHASQSTSSCKAWATVSQVTAIAPCPSSLCPGPPVPLPLTWSD; the protein is encoded by the exons GCCTGGCGGACAACACCAATGACCTGGAGAAGCGCAGGCAGATCTACGGGCAGAACTTCATCCCGCCCAAGCAGCCCAAGACTTTCCTGCAGCTGGTATGGGAGGCCCTGCAGGACGTCACCCTCATCATCCTGGAGGTGGCTGCCATCGTCTCCCTGGGCCTCTCATTCTACGCACCGCCAGGAGAGGAGAGTGAAG CTTGCGGGAATGTGTCAGGAGGCACAGAAGATGAGGGCGAGGCAGAGGCTGGCTGGATCGAGGGGGCTGCCATCCTGCTGTCCGTCATCTGTGTGGTGCTGGTGACGGCCTTCAATGACTGGAGCAAGGAGAAGCAGTTCCGAGGCCTGCAGAGCCGGATTGAGCAGGAGCAGAAGTTCACGGTCATCCGGAATGGGCAGCTCCTCCAGGTCCCCGTGGCTGCGCTGGTGGTGGGGGACATTGCCCAGGTCAAGTACG GAGACCTGCTGCCAGCCGATGGCGTGCTCATCCAGGCCAACGACCTCAAGATCGACGAGAGCTCCCTGACAGGCGAGTCTGACCACGTGCGCAAGTCAGCTGACAAAGACCCCATGCTGCTCTCAG GCACTCATGTCATGGAAGGTTCTGGAAGAATGGTGGTGACTGCTGTTGGCGTGAACTCCCAGACAGGCATCATCTTCACACTGCTTGGAGCTGgcggagaggaagaagagaagaaggataAGAAAG GCAAGCAGCAGGATGGGGCCATGGAGAGTAGCCAGACCAAAG CTAAGAGGCAGGATGGGGCAGTGGCCATGGAAATGCAACCCCTGAAGAGTGCGGAGGGTGGGGAAATGGAGGATCGGGAGAAGAAGAGAGCCCGCGCACCCAAGAAAGAGAAGTCTGTTCTTCAGGGGAAGCTCACGAAGCTAGCCGTGCAGATCGGGAAAGCAG GGCTGGTGATGTCTGCCATCACTGTGATCATCCTGGTCCTCTACTTTGTGATCGAGACGTTTGTTGTGGAGGGCCGGACGTGGCTGGCGGAGTGCACGCCGGTCTATGTGCAGTACTTTGTGAAGTTCTTCATCATCGGTGTCACTGTGCTGGTCGTGGCTGTCCCAGAGGGCCTGCCTCTTGCTGTCACCATCTCCTTAGCTTACTCTGTCAAG AAAATGATGAAAGACAACAACCTGGTGCGCCACCTGGATGCCTGTGAGACCATGGGTAATGCCACAGCCATCTGTTCTGACAAGACGGGCACGCTCACCACCAACCGCATGACCGTGGTCCAGTCCTATCTAGGGGACACCCACTACAAAGAGATTCCGGCCCCCAGCGCCCTGACCCCTAAGATCCTTGACCTCTTGGTCCATGCCATCTCCATCAACAGTGCCTATACCACCAAAATACTA CCTCCTGAGAAGGAAGGCGCCCTCCCACGCCAGGTGGGCAACAAGACAGAGTGCGCCCTACTGGGCTTTGTCCTGGACCTGAAGCGGGACTTCCAGCCCGTGCGGGAGCAGATCCCGGAAGACAAACTTTACAAAGTGTACACCTTCAACTCAGTCCGCAAGTCCATGAGCACAGTCATCCGCATGCCTGACGGTGGCTTCCGCCTCTTCAGCAAGGGGGCCTCGGAGATCCTGCTGAAAAA CTTTCGGCCTCGGGACCGAGACGACATAGTGAGGAAGATCATCGAGCCGATGGCTTGTGACGGTCTCCGCACCATCTGCATCGCGTACCGGGACTTCCCTGAAGGCCAGGAACCTGACTGGGACAATGAGAACGAGGTTGTGAGTGACCTCACCTGCATAGCTGTCGTGGGCATTGAGGACCCTGTGCGGCCCGAG GTCCCTGAAGCTATCCGAAAATGCCAGCGTGCTGGTATCACAGTTCGCATGGTGACTGGGGACAACATCAACACGGCCCGGGCCATTGCGGCCAAATGTGGCATCATCCAGCCCGGGGAGGACTTCCTGTGCCTGGAAGGGAAAGAATTCAACCGGCGGATCCGCAACGAGAAAGGCGAG ATAGAACAGGAGCGGCTGGACAAGGTGTGGCCCAAGCTGAGGGTGCTGGCCCGGTCATCTCCCACCGACAAACACACTCTGGTCAAAG GGATTATCGACAGCACCAGTGGCGAGCAGCGGCAGGTGGTGGCTGTGACTGGGGATGGCACCAACGATGGGCCGGCCCTCAAGAAGGCGGACGTGGGCTTTGCCATG GGCATCGCGGGGACCGATGTGGCCAAGGAGGCGTCCGACATCATCCTGACAGATGACAACTTCACCAGCATCGTCAAGGCCGTCATGTGGGGCCGCAACGTCTACGACAGCATCTCCAAGTTCCTGCAGTTCCAACTGACAGTCAACGTGGTGGCCGTGATCGTGGCCTTCACAGGTGCATGCATTACTCAG GACTCTCCTCTCAAAGCCGTGCAGATGTTGTGGGTGAACTTGATCATGGATACCTTTGCCTCTCTGGCCCTGGCGACGGAGCCTCCCACAGAGTCACTGCTGCTGCGAAAGCCATATGGCCGAGACAAGCCCCTCATCTCCCGCACCATGATGAAGAATATCCTGGGCCACGCTGTGTACCAGCTCGCCATCATCTTCACCCTGCTCTTTGTCG GAGAGCTCTTCTTCGACATCGACAGCGGAAGGAACGCGCCCCTGCACTCACCCCCCTCAGAGCACTATACCATCATCTTCAACACCTTCGTCATGATGCAGCTGTTCAATGAGATCAACGCCCGCAAGATCCACGGCGAGAGGAACGTCTTCGATGGCATCTTCAGCAACCCCATCTTCTGCACCATCGTCCTGGGCACTTTCGGGATCCAG ATTGTTATCGTCCAGTTCGGCGGGAAGCCCTTCAGCTGCTCCCCGCTGTCCACGGAACAGTGGCTCTGGTGCCTGTTTGTTGGTGTTGGGGAGCTGGTCTGGGGACAG GTCATTGCCACCATCCCCACCAGCCAGCTCAAGTGCCTGAAGGAAGCTGGGCATGGACCGGGGAAGGATGAGATGACAGACGAGGAGCTAGCCGAAGGCGAGGAAGAGATTGACCACGCCGAGCGGGAGCTCCGCAGGGGCCAGATCCTCTGGTTCCGGGGCCTGAACCGGATTCAGACCCAG CCCGGCCTCTGCCCACCACTCCCCAGAAACGGCGCGCGCCTAGGTCTGCAAGGCTCCCCTCCAGCTCCTGAGGTCGGGCTATCCCTGCATCGCTCCTGCCTGCTGTGGGCACTGCCTGGAGACTTGCTGTCCTCACCCGCCTGGCACCCCCACCTCCTGCTCAGCCCTTGCCCCACCCTGCTGTGGCCCTTGAGCGCTGAAAGTCCTGGCcggggaggaaggaagagcctCGCCCTCTCCCACGGCAGCCCCTGCAGCCTCTCCTTCACGGCCTGCCCTTCCCCCAGCAGCCTGCAGAGGGCCACCCAGCATGCGTCACAGTCCACCTCCTCCTGCAAGGCCTGGGCCACCGTCTCTCAGGTCACAGCCATCGCTCCCTGCCCCTCCAGCCTCTGTCCTGGACCCCCAGTCCCACTGCCCCTGACATGGAGCGACTGA
- the ATP2B3 gene encoding plasma membrane calcium-transporting ATPase 3 isoform X3 — MGDMANSSIEFHPKPQQQREAPHAGGFGCTLAELRTLMELRGAEALQKIEETYGDVSGLCRRLKTSPTVGLADNTNDLEKRRQIYGQNFIPPKQPKTFLQLVWEALQDVTLIILEVAAIVSLGLSFYAPPGEESEACGNVSGGTEDEGEAEAGWIEGAAILLSVICVVLVTAFNDWSKEKQFRGLQSRIEQEQKFTVIRNGQLLQVPVAALVVGDIAQVKYGDLLPADGVLIQANDLKIDESSLTGESDHVRKSADKDPMLLSGTHVMEGSGRMVVTAVGVNSQTGIIFTLLGAGGEEEEKKDKKGKQQDGAMESSQTKAKRQDGAVAMEMQPLKSAEGGEMEDREKKRARAPKKEKSVLQGKLTKLAVQIGKAGLVMSAITVIILVLYFVIETFVVEGRTWLAECTPVYVQYFVKFFIIGVTVLVVAVPEGLPLAVTISLAYSVKKMMKDNNLVRHLDACETMGNATAICSDKTGTLTTNRMTVVQSYLGDTHYKEIPAPSALTPKILDLLVHAISINSAYTTKILPPEKEGALPRQVGNKTECALLGFVLDLKRDFQPVREQIPEDKLYKVYTFNSVRKSMSTVIRMPDGGFRLFSKGASEILLKKCTNILNSNGELRSFRPRDRDDIVRKIIEPMACDGLRTICIAYRDFPEGQEPDWDNENEVVSDLTCIAVVGIEDPVRPEVPEAIRKCQRAGITVRMVTGDNINTARAIAAKCGIIQPGEDFLCLEGKEFNRRIRNEKGEIEQERLDKVWPKLRVLARSSPTDKHTLVKGIIDSTSGEQRQVVAVTGDGTNDGPALKKADVGFAMGIAGTDVAKEASDIILTDDNFTSIVKAVMWGRNVYDSISKFLQFQLTVNVVAVIVAFTGACITQDSPLKAVQMLWVNLIMDTFASLALATEPPTESLLLRKPYGRDKPLISRTMMKNILGHAVYQLAIIFTLLFVGELFFDIDSGRNAPLHSPPSEHYTIIFNTFVMMQLFNEINARKIHGERNVFDGIFSNPIFCTIVLGTFGIQIVIVQFGGKPFSCSPLSTEQWLWCLFVGVGELVWGQVIATIPTSQLKCLKEAGHGPGKDEMTDEELAEGEEEIDHAERELRRGQILWFRGLNRIQTQPGLCPPLPRNGARLGLQGSPPAPEVGLSLHRSCLLWALPGDLLSSPAWHPHLLLSPCPTLLWPLSAESPGRGGRKSLALSHGSPCSLSFTACPSPSSLQRATQHASQSTSSCKAWATVSQVTAIAPCPSSLCPGPPVPLPLTWSD, encoded by the exons GCCTGGCGGACAACACCAATGACCTGGAGAAGCGCAGGCAGATCTACGGGCAGAACTTCATCCCGCCCAAGCAGCCCAAGACTTTCCTGCAGCTGGTATGGGAGGCCCTGCAGGACGTCACCCTCATCATCCTGGAGGTGGCTGCCATCGTCTCCCTGGGCCTCTCATTCTACGCACCGCCAGGAGAGGAGAGTGAAG CTTGCGGGAATGTGTCAGGAGGCACAGAAGATGAGGGCGAGGCAGAGGCTGGCTGGATCGAGGGGGCTGCCATCCTGCTGTCCGTCATCTGTGTGGTGCTGGTGACGGCCTTCAATGACTGGAGCAAGGAGAAGCAGTTCCGAGGCCTGCAGAGCCGGATTGAGCAGGAGCAGAAGTTCACGGTCATCCGGAATGGGCAGCTCCTCCAGGTCCCCGTGGCTGCGCTGGTGGTGGGGGACATTGCCCAGGTCAAGTACG GAGACCTGCTGCCAGCCGATGGCGTGCTCATCCAGGCCAACGACCTCAAGATCGACGAGAGCTCCCTGACAGGCGAGTCTGACCACGTGCGCAAGTCAGCTGACAAAGACCCCATGCTGCTCTCAG GCACTCATGTCATGGAAGGTTCTGGAAGAATGGTGGTGACTGCTGTTGGCGTGAACTCCCAGACAGGCATCATCTTCACACTGCTTGGAGCTGgcggagaggaagaagagaagaaggataAGAAAG GCAAGCAGCAGGATGGGGCCATGGAGAGTAGCCAGACCAAAG CTAAGAGGCAGGATGGGGCAGTGGCCATGGAAATGCAACCCCTGAAGAGTGCGGAGGGTGGGGAAATGGAGGATCGGGAGAAGAAGAGAGCCCGCGCACCCAAGAAAGAGAAGTCTGTTCTTCAGGGGAAGCTCACGAAGCTAGCCGTGCAGATCGGGAAAGCAG GGCTGGTGATGTCTGCCATCACTGTGATCATCCTGGTCCTCTACTTTGTGATCGAGACGTTTGTTGTGGAGGGCCGGACGTGGCTGGCGGAGTGCACGCCGGTCTATGTGCAGTACTTTGTGAAGTTCTTCATCATCGGTGTCACTGTGCTGGTCGTGGCTGTCCCAGAGGGCCTGCCTCTTGCTGTCACCATCTCCTTAGCTTACTCTGTCAAG AAAATGATGAAAGACAACAACCTGGTGCGCCACCTGGATGCCTGTGAGACCATGGGTAATGCCACAGCCATCTGTTCTGACAAGACGGGCACGCTCACCACCAACCGCATGACCGTGGTCCAGTCCTATCTAGGGGACACCCACTACAAAGAGATTCCGGCCCCCAGCGCCCTGACCCCTAAGATCCTTGACCTCTTGGTCCATGCCATCTCCATCAACAGTGCCTATACCACCAAAATACTA CCTCCTGAGAAGGAAGGCGCCCTCCCACGCCAGGTGGGCAACAAGACAGAGTGCGCCCTACTGGGCTTTGTCCTGGACCTGAAGCGGGACTTCCAGCCCGTGCGGGAGCAGATCCCGGAAGACAAACTTTACAAAGTGTACACCTTCAACTCAGTCCGCAAGTCCATGAGCACAGTCATCCGCATGCCTGACGGTGGCTTCCGCCTCTTCAGCAAGGGGGCCTCGGAGATCCTGCTGAAAAA GTGCACCAACATCTTAAACAGCAATGGTGAACTCCGCAGCTTTCGGCCTCGGGACCGAGACGACATAGTGAGGAAGATCATCGAGCCGATGGCTTGTGACGGTCTCCGCACCATCTGCATCGCGTACCGGGACTTCCCTGAAGGCCAGGAACCTGACTGGGACAATGAGAACGAGGTTGTGAGTGACCTCACCTGCATAGCTGTCGTGGGCATTGAGGACCCTGTGCGGCCCGAG GTCCCTGAAGCTATCCGAAAATGCCAGCGTGCTGGTATCACAGTTCGCATGGTGACTGGGGACAACATCAACACGGCCCGGGCCATTGCGGCCAAATGTGGCATCATCCAGCCCGGGGAGGACTTCCTGTGCCTGGAAGGGAAAGAATTCAACCGGCGGATCCGCAACGAGAAAGGCGAG ATAGAACAGGAGCGGCTGGACAAGGTGTGGCCCAAGCTGAGGGTGCTGGCCCGGTCATCTCCCACCGACAAACACACTCTGGTCAAAG GGATTATCGACAGCACCAGTGGCGAGCAGCGGCAGGTGGTGGCTGTGACTGGGGATGGCACCAACGATGGGCCGGCCCTCAAGAAGGCGGACGTGGGCTTTGCCATG GGCATCGCGGGGACCGATGTGGCCAAGGAGGCGTCCGACATCATCCTGACAGATGACAACTTCACCAGCATCGTCAAGGCCGTCATGTGGGGCCGCAACGTCTACGACAGCATCTCCAAGTTCCTGCAGTTCCAACTGACAGTCAACGTGGTGGCCGTGATCGTGGCCTTCACAGGTGCATGCATTACTCAG GACTCTCCTCTCAAAGCCGTGCAGATGTTGTGGGTGAACTTGATCATGGATACCTTTGCCTCTCTGGCCCTGGCGACGGAGCCTCCCACAGAGTCACTGCTGCTGCGAAAGCCATATGGCCGAGACAAGCCCCTCATCTCCCGCACCATGATGAAGAATATCCTGGGCCACGCTGTGTACCAGCTCGCCATCATCTTCACCCTGCTCTTTGTCG GAGAGCTCTTCTTCGACATCGACAGCGGAAGGAACGCGCCCCTGCACTCACCCCCCTCAGAGCACTATACCATCATCTTCAACACCTTCGTCATGATGCAGCTGTTCAATGAGATCAACGCCCGCAAGATCCACGGCGAGAGGAACGTCTTCGATGGCATCTTCAGCAACCCCATCTTCTGCACCATCGTCCTGGGCACTTTCGGGATCCAG ATTGTTATCGTCCAGTTCGGCGGGAAGCCCTTCAGCTGCTCCCCGCTGTCCACGGAACAGTGGCTCTGGTGCCTGTTTGTTGGTGTTGGGGAGCTGGTCTGGGGACAG GTCATTGCCACCATCCCCACCAGCCAGCTCAAGTGCCTGAAGGAAGCTGGGCATGGACCGGGGAAGGATGAGATGACAGACGAGGAGCTAGCCGAAGGCGAGGAAGAGATTGACCACGCCGAGCGGGAGCTCCGCAGGGGCCAGATCCTCTGGTTCCGGGGCCTGAACCGGATTCAGACCCAG CCCGGCCTCTGCCCACCACTCCCCAGAAACGGCGCGCGCCTAGGTCTGCAAGGCTCCCCTCCAGCTCCTGAGGTCGGGCTATCCCTGCATCGCTCCTGCCTGCTGTGGGCACTGCCTGGAGACTTGCTGTCCTCACCCGCCTGGCACCCCCACCTCCTGCTCAGCCCTTGCCCCACCCTGCTGTGGCCCTTGAGCGCTGAAAGTCCTGGCcggggaggaaggaagagcctCGCCCTCTCCCACGGCAGCCCCTGCAGCCTCTCCTTCACGGCCTGCCCTTCCCCCAGCAGCCTGCAGAGGGCCACCCAGCATGCGTCACAGTCCACCTCCTCCTGCAAGGCCTGGGCCACCGTCTCTCAGGTCACAGCCATCGCTCCCTGCCCCTCCAGCCTCTGTCCTGGACCCCCAGTCCCACTGCCCCTGACATGGAGCGACTGA